One part of the Esox lucius isolate fEsoLuc1 chromosome 10, fEsoLuc1.pri, whole genome shotgun sequence genome encodes these proteins:
- the zgc:114119 gene encoding mediator of RNA polymerase II transcription subunit 30, producing MAAPLPQKGPGLAGMSLQQQQSHLLTGCGPSPGQNPMPPQGALREISPVFLCRIGQETVQDIVTRTMEIFQITRATQLPNGVTQSQAAYQDRFGKLQEHLRQLALLFRKLRLLYERCVEMTADLEEGPSELVPYVGDDMSPVRVEPCNVAVNQERQEVLEKVKLKNQEMKVLMDQMRNLLWDINAMLTLRK from the exons ATGGCAGCACCCTTACCTCAGAAGGGACCTGGTCTGGCTGGTATGTCCCTCCAGCAACAGCAGTCCCACCTCCTCACAGGCTGCGGCCCAAGCCCTGGCCAAAACCCCATGCCCCCCCAGGGAGCCCTGAGAGAGATCTCCCCTGTGTTCCTCTGTCGCATTGGACAAGAGACTGTTCAGGACATTGTAACACGTACCATGGAGATCTTTCAGATCACACGAGCCACACAG CTACCCAATGGGGTGACCCAGAGCCAGGCTGCGTACCAGGACCGCTTCGGGAAGCTCCAAGAGCACCTACGCCAGCTGGCCCTCCTCTTCCGCAAGCTTCGCCTCCTGTACGAGCGCTGCGTGGAGATGACCGCCGATCTGGAGGAGGGACCGTCAGAG CTGGTGCCATATGTGGGAGATGACATGTCCCCTGTGAGAGTCGAGCCCTGTAATGTAGCTGTAAACCAGGAAAGACAAGAAGTACTGGAG AAAGTGAAACTGAAGAATCAGGAGATGAAAGTTCTGATGGACCAGATGAGAAACCTCCTATGGGACATCAACGCCATGCTGACACTCAGGAAATGA